In Streptococcus porcinus, the genomic window GGCCGAGCGGTTCCAATTGTTATGGGCTGTTACGGTATTGGAGTTAGTCGGATCTTATCGGCAGTTATTGAACAACATGCAAGATTATTTGTGAACAAAACACCAAAAGGGGACTATCGTTTTGCATGGGGAATTAATTTCCCAGAAGAATTAGCACCTTTTGATGTTCACCTTATTACTGTTAATACCAAAGATCAAGATGCTCAAGACCTAACAAGTAAGGTTGAACATGACTTAATGACTAAAGGTTATGAGGTTTTGACAGATGATCGTAATGAGCGGGTCGGGTCAAAATTCTCTGACAGTGACCTTATAGGCTTACCAATTCGTATCACGGTTGGTAAAAAGGCTTCTGAAGGGATTGTCGAAATTAAAATCAAAGCAAGTGGAGATAGCATTGAAGTACATGCTGATAATATTATTGAAACACTTGATATCTTAACCAAAAAATAAAACTAAAAAAGGATAATCTTATAGTGATTATCCTTTTTTAGTGGATTAATTGGAGACCACTCAATACTTAGGAATGTGAATTTCCTTTGGGTTCTAACATCCTTTGCAGTGCGCCGAGGATAATATCAGAAAAGATTGCCATGAGGGCTGTCGGTAGAGAACCCGCAAGAATTATTGCCCCACCATTTGTCGCATTTGTACCGCGGACGATAATATCACCTAATCCGCCTCCGCCAACAAAAGCTCCAATAGCCGTAATACCAATAGCGACGACCAAGGCGTTTCGGATTCCTGCCATAATGACAGAAAGTGATAGTGGTAGCTCTACCATGAAAAGACGCTGACTTTTAGTCATACCCATTCCTTTTGCAACATCTACCAGGTCATTACTAACATTCTTGATACCAGTATATGTGTTGCTGATAATGGGCAAAAGTGAGTAAAGAAAAACGGTAGCAATAACGGTTTTGGTGCCTAAACCTAAACCAAGCATTAATATTGAAATCATAGCCAGCGAGGGAATAGTTTGTAAGACATTAGCAATGCCCATGACAAACTGCCGTAAGTGTGTTTTACGAGCGATGATAATTCCAAGAGGGATGCCTAGTAAAGCTGCTAAGAAAACACCATAGGCAGAAATCAAAAAATGTCTGAGAAATTGTGTCAGAATGTAGGAGCCATTATGGTTATAATAATAGACAAGTTGATTCCAAGTATTCATGTCACTCATTCTTATCACCTCCTTTGAAATAATGATGGCTTTTTAGAAAATCTTTTGCAACAACTGCGGGTTCTAGAAGTCGATCATCAACTTTATAGTTCAGGGTTTGCATAGTTTCTAAGCTAATTTGTCCGTCAAGTCGATGGAGCACCTTTTTTAATTTAGGATATTTTTTTAAAAGGGAATTGCTGACCACCATTGAACATTCATAAGGAGGGAAAAATTGTTTATCATCTTTGAGAATTTTTAAATCATAACTTTGAATCCGACCATCAGTTGAATAACCTAAAACGGCCTGCATTTTATCGCTTGAAACAGCATCGTATACTAGTCCGATTTGCATGGGATACAGGTTATCGAAAGTAAAACCATAAGTTTTTGAAAAGTCGGGATAACCATCACCTTTACGGTTCATCCAAGTACTATCGATGCCCACTTTGGCACTTGATTTAATGGCTTTCATGTCAGAAATGGTTTCGAGATGATTCTGTTTAGCGTAATCATTGGTGACCATAAAGGCATAGGTATCTGAAAAGCCATAGGATGGAAACCAAGTTTGATTAAAGCGTTTTTTAAATTCTTTTTTGACGATTTTAGCCGCCTTTTGAGGCTCTTTGACTGTAGCCATCCTTAAAGAGCCTGTAATATCTGTTCCGGTATAGCGAGTTGCAGATATATCAGCATCGCCACGTAATTGTGCTTGGTGGGTGACGTTTGAAGAGCCTAAATTGGGAACAATTACGGTTTGATAGCCTAGTTCATGATTGACTAATTCAGCAATGATATTGGCCATGATACTAGATTCAGTTGTGCTCTGTGCAGCAATTTTAATAGTTTCACCTTGTTTTTTAAAGAAGTGATGATAAGCAAAAAAACAAGCAATAAGTGTGAGAAGAATAGAAAGGCTGATGTAAAGTTTCTTTTTCATGCTTTTACCTCTCTTCTTTGTTTGGGGATTAATTTCTTTTCAAGGATACCT contains:
- a CDS encoding ABC transporter permease; protein product: MSDMNTWNQLVYYYNHNGSYILTQFLRHFLISAYGVFLAALLGIPLGIIIARKTHLRQFVMGIANVLQTIPSLAMISILMLGLGLGTKTVIATVFLYSLLPIISNTYTGIKNVSNDLVDVAKGMGMTKSQRLFMVELPLSLSVIMAGIRNALVVAIGITAIGAFVGGGGLGDIIVRGTNATNGGAIILAGSLPTALMAIFSDIILGALQRMLEPKGNSHS
- a CDS encoding osmoprotectant ABC transporter substrate-binding protein — protein: MKKKLYISLSILLTLIACFFAYHHFFKKQGETIKIAAQSTTESSIMANIIAELVNHELGYQTVIVPNLGSSNVTHQAQLRGDADISATRYTGTDITGSLRMATVKEPQKAAKIVKKEFKKRFNQTWFPSYGFSDTYAFMVTNDYAKQNHLETISDMKAIKSSAKVGIDSTWMNRKGDGYPDFSKTYGFTFDNLYPMQIGLVYDAVSSDKMQAVLGYSTDGRIQSYDLKILKDDKQFFPPYECSMVVSNSLLKKYPKLKKVLHRLDGQISLETMQTLNYKVDDRLLEPAVVAKDFLKSHHYFKGGDKNE